Within Enterobacter sp. RHBSTW-00175, the genomic segment CTAGAACATCACGACACATTTCTAACGCTAGCTCCACCAGATACATGGCACGGGGGATATCCACCGCCGGTGTTCCGCACATATTTGGCGCCATATCAGACATGACAACCTGGACCTTACTATCACCTACACGATCAAGTAACGCTTTCAGCACTAATTCATCACGAAAATCGCCCTGAAGGAAGTCCACACCGACGATGGGATCCATTGGTAAAAGATCACATGCGATGATTCGGCCCGCGCCGCCAATCTGCGTTACCGCATACTGCGACCATCCGCCAGGTGCCGCACCGAGGTCGACAACAGTCATTCCCGGCTTAAAAAGTTTGTCACTTTGCTGTATTTCATCAAGTTTAAACCAGGCGCGGGAACGCAACCCTTTTTTCTGCGCCTGAAGAACATATTTATCGCTAAAGTGTTCCTGAAGCCAGCGGCTGGAACTGGCAGAACGCTTTTTA encodes:
- the rlmE gene encoding 23S rRNA (uridine(2552)-2'-O)-methyltransferase RlmE; this translates as MTGKKRSASSSRWLQEHFSDKYVLQAQKKGLRSRAWFKLDEIQQSDKLFKPGMTVVDLGAAPGGWSQYAVTQIGGAGRIIACDLLPMDPIVGVDFLQGDFRDELVLKALLDRVGDSKVQVVMSDMAPNMCGTPAVDIPRAMYLVELALEMCRDVLAPGGSFVVKVFQGEGFEEYLKEIRSLFAKVKVRKPDSSRARSREVYIVATGRK